Proteins encoded in a region of the Triticum dicoccoides isolate Atlit2015 ecotype Zavitan chromosome 3A, WEW_v2.0, whole genome shotgun sequence genome:
- the LOC119270138 gene encoding vacuolar-processing enzyme beta-isozyme 1-like, with protein sequence MNATTIMDVIEVPLFPQSYSYQESFQIVTAKNFYAVLLGNKTAVTGGSKPNDHIFIYYSDHGGPGVLGMPNLPYPYAVDFIKVLQEKHASNPYAKMVIYVEACESGSIFEGLMPADLNIYVTTTSNEEESSWGTYCPGMEPSPPFEYITCLGDLYSISWMEDISRMCTACAGRQSGGP encoded by the exons ATGAACGCCACCACGATCATGGATGTCATCGAGGTACCTCTGTTTCCTcagtcctactcctaccaggaaAGTTTTCAGATAGTTACTGCTAAGAACTTCTATGCAGTTCTCTTGGGCAATAAAACTGCAGTCACTGGAGGGAGCAAACCAAATGACCATATATTTATCTACTACTCAGATCACGGGGGTCCTGGAGTCCTTG GTATGCCCAACCTGCCATATCCCTATGCTGTGGATTTTATCAAGGTCTTACAAGAAAAACATGCATCCAACCCCTACGCAAAAATG GTTATATATGTGGAAGCTTGTGAAAGTGGCAGTATTTTTGAGGGTTTGATGCCTGCAGACCTCAATATTTATGTCACAACAACATCTAATGAAGAAGAAAGCAGCTGGGGTACATACTGCCCAGGAATGGAACCATCGCCTCCTTTTGAGTATATTACCTGCTTAGGTGATCTCTACAGTATTTCTTGGATGGAAGACAT CAGCCGTATGTGCACTGCTTGTGCGGGGCGCCAATCTGGAGGCCCCTGA